A genomic region of Streptosporangium lutulentum contains the following coding sequences:
- a CDS encoding DUF742 domain-containing protein: MKDDIEWIDEEAGPVVRPYALTGGRTKTSSTAFDLLSMAVATGATISSGSPLGSEHRRLLRLVRRARPVVEIASDAGLPIGVIKVLLGDLLDQGLILVRSPLPSASVPPESLLREVIRGLRAL, from the coding sequence ATGAAAGACGACATCGAGTGGATCGACGAGGAGGCGGGACCCGTCGTCCGCCCCTACGCGCTGACCGGTGGGCGGACGAAGACGTCGTCCACCGCGTTCGATCTGCTGTCGATGGCCGTGGCGACGGGGGCGACGATCTCATCGGGTTCGCCGCTGGGGTCCGAGCACCGGCGGCTGCTCAGGCTGGTGAGACGGGCGCGGCCGGTCGTGGAGATCGCCTCGGACGCCGGGCTGCCGATCGGAGTGATCAAGGTGCTGCTGGGAGATCTGCTGGATCAGGGTCTCATCCTGGTGCGGTCGCCGCTTCCGTCGGCCTCGGTGCCTCCTGAGAGCCTTCTCAGAGAGGTGATCCGGGGCCTCCGGGCTCTTTGA
- a CDS encoding roadblock/LC7 domain-containing protein: MPGELYWLLDDFVTSVADVSHALILSNDGLMMASSRGLSKEDADHLSAVASGFQSLAKGTSLQFGGGAVRQTMVEMDSAFLFVTSAGQGSCLSVMTTGAADVGLIAYEMARLVTRVGQHLATGPRMAGQ; encoded by the coding sequence GTGCCGGGTGAGCTGTATTGGCTGCTGGATGACTTTGTCACGAGTGTGGCGGACGTCTCGCATGCGCTGATCCTGTCCAACGACGGGTTGATGATGGCCTCGTCCCGAGGGCTGAGCAAGGAGGACGCCGATCATCTCTCAGCGGTGGCCTCCGGCTTCCAGAGTCTCGCCAAGGGGACCAGCCTGCAGTTCGGTGGCGGGGCCGTACGCCAGACGATGGTGGAGATGGACTCGGCGTTCCTCTTCGTCACCTCGGCGGGCCAGGGAAGCTGTCTGTCGGTCATGACCACCGGCGCCGCGGACGTGGGCCTGATCGCCTACGAGATGGCCCGGCTGGTCACCCGCGTCGGCCAGCATCTGGCCACCGGTCCCCGGATGGCAGGCCAATGA